The DNA region GATTAGAGATAAATTCCGCCTTTTCTTAAGACATCTATGCATGGATATCAACTACACAATAAAAACGAAGTACCATTTAGTATTGCAGTATAACACTGCCAAAAACAAAGTCCCAATACAAAGTGACACAACTGATTAGCAAGGCACCAAAAGTTGAATACATAGAGCATATCATATATACACATTATTTCTATAAACATAAAATAGACTTGTATCCATAGAGAAGAATGCAAGTAGTAGAGTACTTATAGTAACTCTTATACTTTTATTGGTCAATAGTACTCAAGAAACGTGAATCAATACCTCATCACATACACCATAAAGTCTTTAAGAGTTCATTACTAGTGAGAAGAACGCATCATAGAGTTCATACAGCTGTATTCAAAGGGAGTGATATATTTAAAGACATAACACTTTTGCCCTAAGTTTATCTCTTGGAAAATGGAAGCCAATAAAACAAAACAGAAATCTACTAACTTGTTAACCAAATTGATACACAGAATCCCTCAAAAATTCTCACaataacaacgacaacaacaataTAGAACACTGAAGGAAAATCTGATTATTCAATGGCTCATAAAAAGGGGTTTTTTCcaatatgaaaaaaaaaatcatttcttGTTATAACGAGCAACCTCACCGTCATTGGGAAAGAAACCCATAATTCTCCCAGCAGAATTCTGGTAAGCATACATGAATCCACCCATGACACCAATCAATCCACCGGTCACCATTGAAGGTCCTCTGATTCCAGGCTTAATCCCTAAAACACACAAAAAAATAATCCCCTAATTGTTGATTTATAATTCAATTGATTCAATGTAAGAGAGAAACAGTGGAAGATGTTTACCGGAGAGATAGCCGACGGTGACGGAAACACCGGTGATGGTAACGAAACGGAGATAATCGAGGGTATTGAAGTTTCCGACGACGGTGGTGAATGGAGGGTTGCGATCGATGACTGGGTACTCTGGTTTTGTGGATGCTGTGATGTCTGTGTTCATCTTTGAAGTTTCAATATGGATCGATTAGGCTATGAGACTCGCTTAGTAGAACTTCAACCTCTAAGAACAAGAATAACTGTGTTCGTTTGTGCTTGTGCTGGTGAAAGTGTCTTTTCTCTGTGTAATTTGTTTGGGCTTTCTTTGGGCCTCCAGATTGAGATTTTATCATCCTATCCCCAACATTTGATCGAGCACCTCCACATGAGCAATGTCATTAGTTTTATGCCCTTACTTAATAATCCTAGATTTTTAAGAGTATTGTAAATTATAGGATTTTTTCAAAAAGGATTATTGGATTTTTTACATTTATAGAAagaaatgcaaaaaaaaaattatatattttgtgattttttttaagAAATATTGAAAAATTCTAAAATTTTCGATAAAAACACATTGTTTTATGGTAAATGCTTGAAGACATATCGACTTTTTCAAAAATCCGGTACAAATATACTGGATGTTTGGGAAAATACGATAACTTATAAAATGTGCTGGAGATTTTTAAAAATCAGGTACAGACCAAAATATTTTGAATATATGAAAAATCTGATAGGTAGTGGTGAGTTTTGAAAAATCCTCAAGTTTTTGACATTTTTAACAAAATATACCtaataaaatatatacatataatGCAAAAAATGTTATAATATCCATATAGAACGAATTATTTTGACTTCATAACTTTTTCTTCCCATTGCTTTATATGTCTCGCATATGTTGTTTCTCATGCTCACGCACCTTCACTACAATTCTGTCTCCATCGATCAGTGACGGGAGACAATGGACAATTAGGTTTCAACTTCACCTGAATCCAGTGATTATTGTTAACAAAATCAACTGCAATAATTGTGTGTCTACTCGCATTTATGCATGAAGATAT from Lathyrus oleraceus cultivar Zhongwan6 chromosome 1, CAAS_Psat_ZW6_1.0, whole genome shotgun sequence includes:
- the LOC127076694 gene encoding uncharacterized protein LOC127076694 produces the protein MNTDITASTKPEYPVIDRNPPFTTVVGNFNTLDYLRFVTITGVSVTVGYLSGIKPGIRGPSMVTGGLIGVMGGFMYAYQNSAGRIMGFFPNDGEVARYNKK